The window GTTATGCAATTGCGAGAGAgtcgtttttttgtattttctcttcAATTAGCGTCTCGGGCAATATTTGATCCAAGATGTTTGCTTATAAAAGATCTTTTGATAATGACAATGTATCTTTTTTGTGTTTGACCCCGCCCCTTTTTCCAGGCCAAGTCATGCATCTGCCACATGTGCGGCGCTCACCTCAGCAGACTCCACTCCTGCCTTTACTGCGTCTTCTTCGCTTGCTTTGCCAAAAAACACATCCACGAGCACGCCAAGAACAAACGGCATAACTTAGGTATGCCCTACGCACACTCCAAACACGCGTGCAATTGTCTTTAGTTGGAATTAGTCTTGTTTTAAATAAGCCACACCTCCTCATTCTTCAACTCTAgcctttttaatttgtattttttgtatttgatcTTTATCTATACCTCCTTCTCGCCTCTACTTATTCACTCTCCGCGTTTCCAAAGGAATTTGAAGGCCGGGTTGTCACGGCGACGGCAAGCAGGTAGTCGTAGGACGGCAAAAGGCGAACAGAAAAGAGGCCATTTCTTTTAGCGCTCTCCTCGCCTTCCGATTGGGCTTTTGACCTGGCCCGGGGGCGCCGGAGCGGGCCCGTTTGTATCCCAACATTGCGACATTGTAGCGACATGGCCTGTATAGGAAAAGACATTGATTGGGTGGGTGAATCATCTGGCAACGTGACTCAGACTTTTcattgcgaaaaaaaagcaaagcgaTAAACAAACGGTGGGAGCAAGCTGCCATTTGAATCCAACATGGCCCCGGTAGCGcattcttgcctttttttttgtttctcaccTTCCTCCTTGTGTTGACTTTGCAGCCATCGACTTGCTCTACGGGGGGATTTACTGCTTCATGTGCCAAGACTACATTTACGACAAAGACATGGAACAGATAGCCAAAGAGGAACAAAGGAAAGCCTGGAAAATGCAAGGTCTGAAAGCATTTTAACTCCCAATTGGGTGAGAAGGTCCCTCACAACAAATGTTTCCATTTGTCCCCCCCTTTCCAAATGGTTCATTTTTATCATAACATGCCACTCTAAAAAAACGTTacttttagccaatcagaagcataaatcaaagtattttttacagtttaatTTGACTAAGGGATCAGTGACCCAACTTGAAATGCATTATAAGCAGTTTACGTAGAAtccaagacattttttaaaggtagCGCAATGTTAAAGTGTTGTAATGATGGTATTCCGGGATGCAATTTAAGCTATTGTATTTCCCCTGGATTACAAATGTTGCCGTTCAGACACATTGGCTATTTGGTTAAATGAGCTAATCAGGACGACTTATCTGGAAGACGCTAGCATGGCGCTTGAGCTCGTTAATGACCCTGACTTTTGCGCCAGCAGGAATTGGTGAGAAATACTCCACGTGGGAACCCACCAAGAGGGAGCTGGAGCTTCTCCGTCACAATCCCAAGAGGCGGCGAATCACCTCCAACTGTACTATTGGTAAGAAGAGTTTCTTTTCCATGCTAAGCTCGTCATCAATGCCCATTTTAACAAAGTCAATGAGAGGGTTACAAAGGACCATTTTGTCTATCGTTTGGAGGCCGTTGATAATGATTGTTTCCCATTTTTGGAGGCCGTCGTCGATAGCCATCCttcctgtttttgtgtttgcagGCCTTCGCGGTTTGATCAATCTGGGCAACACTTGCTTCATGAACTGCATCGTCCAAGCGCTGACGCACACGCCGCTGCTACGGGACTTTTTCCTCTCGGACCGCCACAAATGTGAAATGCAAAGCAACTCCTGCTTAGTCTGTGAGATGTCACAACTTTTCCAAGAGGTACCTTTGTACAAATGTCCATTTTTACAGCTGAAAAATGGATGATTGGAGAGTTGACGTTGCTAAAAGTAGGCGTGTGGCGTGTGACTAGTTTTACTCAGGCCACCGGTCGCCGCACATCCCGTTCCGTCTGCTTCACCTGGTGTGGACTCACGCCCGTCACCTGGCCGGCTACGAGCAGCAGGACGCTCACGAGTTCCTCATCGCCGCCCTGGATGTCCTACACAGACACTGCAAAGGTCAgacgagtattttttttaaatccttggCCAATTTAGGACATTTCATCCTctctcattttcattttaatagcGCCTCATATATTTTAACTGCAGAGCTTCCACAAAGGTCATCAATTTCAACACTTTGCTCGCATTAAAATTGATGTGCGGTGATCATAACGATACTTGAGTTTACTTACTGGGCCGTGGTGATGGTTTTTGGCATGACACTGCAACTCATTTCTCCTTCTGGTCGGCCATGTTGGAAAACAAAATGTCATATCGAGGTTTTCCTACAGGCccacaaatagaaaataaactaaaatcatAGTGACAGTTGTGACAAAGAAGCAGTGACAAGAGCAAAATAGGAAAGTGATGGATAATTTCACACGCGTTCTAATATTAATGCCAGTGTGTCATTTCTAAAGTGCTCGCCTTTCTTTGTGTGTTTGCCGTAGATGACAACGGGAAGAAAGCCAACAACCCAAATCATTGCAACTGCATCATTGACCAAATCTTCACGGGGGGGCTGCAATCTGACGTCACCTGTCAAGTCTGCCagtaagtgtgtgtttgtgtgtgtatcagTGTAATTCCCATCAACGCCCAGCAGCAGAGAGACCTCCTAACTAAGGTCTTCTTAAATGGATTTTTACCGCCACCCTGTGGCAAGAAATGTCTTCGCAGCTCACGCTCAATTTTTCCTCTCATCAGATAAGATGAAttgaatttttcattgtttttgcagCGGCGTCTCCACGACCATCGACCCGTTTTGGGACATCAGCCTGGACCTGCCGGGTTCCTCCACTCCTTTCTGGCCACTGAGTCCTGGGGGGGACGGCTCCACGCTAAACGGGGAGAGTCACGCCACGGGGGCCACCACGCTGACGGACTGTCTCCGAAGGTAGCCCGCTTAAGCTCCGCCTCCTTTACAATGCAGGAATGCCAAGCGATTGCTTTTCTAATCCAATGTACCGTTTTGTGCATTTAAGGTTCACCAGACCCGAGCACCTCGGCAGCAGCGCCAAGATCAAATGCAGCGGTTGCCATAGTTACCAGGAGTCCACCAAGCAATTGACCATGAAGAAGTTGCCCATTGTGGCCTGCTTTCACCTCAaagtaggatttattttattttttctaaacacTATTATGAAAGGAAACTCCAACTCTTGCACTGTGTTTACAGAGATTCGAACATTCTGCCAAACTACGGAGGAAGATCACCACCTACGTCTCCTTCCCGCTGGAGCTGGACATGACGCCCTTTATGGCCTCCAGGTGAGAACAAAAAGGCTAGTTTATGGAGCACCCCCCCAAATAATCACCGCTTTACACATGAGATTCACT is drawn from Stigmatopora nigra isolate UIUO_SnigA chromosome 18, RoL_Snig_1.1, whole genome shotgun sequence and contains these coding sequences:
- the usp22 gene encoding ubiquitin carboxyl-terminal hydrolase 22 isoform X2, which gives rise to MSPAGCPHVNCFKVDNWKQNLRAIYQCFVWSGSAETRKRKAKSCICHMCGAHLSRLHSCLYCVFFACFAKKHIHEHAKNKRHNLAIDLLYGGIYCFMCQDYIYDKDMEQIAKEEQRKAWKMQGIGEKYSTWEPTKRELELLRHNPKRRRITSNCTIGLRGLINLGNTCFMNCIVQALTHTPLLRDFFLSDRHKCEMQSNSCLVCEMSQLFQEFYSGHRSPHIPFRLLHLVWTHARHLAGYEQQDAHEFLIAALDVLHRHCKDDNGKKANNPNHCNCIIDQIFTGGLQSDVTCQVCHGVSTTIDPFWDISLDLPGSSTPFWPLSPGGDGSTLNGESHATGATTLTDCLRRFTRPEHLGSSAKIKCSGCHSYQESTKQLTMKKLPIVACFHLKRFEHSAKLRRKITTYVSFPLELDMTPFMASSKESRMNGQYQQTAEPFDNDNKYSLFAVVNHQGTLESGHYTTFIRQHKDQWFKCDDAIITKASIEAVLDSEGYLLFYHKQFLEYE
- the usp22 gene encoding ubiquitin carboxyl-terminal hydrolase 22 isoform X1; translated protein: MSPAGCPHVNCFKVDNWKQNLRAIYQCFVWSGSAETRKRKAKSCICHMCGAHLSRLHSCLYCVFFACFAKKHIHEHAKNKRHNLAIDLLYGGIYCFMCQDYIYDKDMEQIAKEEQRKAWKMQAGIGEKYSTWEPTKRELELLRHNPKRRRITSNCTIGLRGLINLGNTCFMNCIVQALTHTPLLRDFFLSDRHKCEMQSNSCLVCEMSQLFQEFYSGHRSPHIPFRLLHLVWTHARHLAGYEQQDAHEFLIAALDVLHRHCKDDNGKKANNPNHCNCIIDQIFTGGLQSDVTCQVCHGVSTTIDPFWDISLDLPGSSTPFWPLSPGGDGSTLNGESHATGATTLTDCLRRFTRPEHLGSSAKIKCSGCHSYQESTKQLTMKKLPIVACFHLKRFEHSAKLRRKITTYVSFPLELDMTPFMASSKESRMNGQYQQTAEPFDNDNKYSLFAVVNHQGTLESGHYTTFIRQHKDQWFKCDDAIITKASIEAVLDSEGYLLFYHKQFLEYE